From one Lycium ferocissimum isolate CSIRO_LF1 chromosome 7, AGI_CSIRO_Lferr_CH_V1, whole genome shotgun sequence genomic stretch:
- the LOC132064274 gene encoding respiratory burst oxidase homolog protein B-like — protein sequence MEIENTSDSGSVRSSRVGFSGPLVSGKRSARFNDDESYVEITLDVRDDSVLVQNIKGAADQEAALLASRLEKRPNNTLGSHLSFHLRQVSKEFKRMTSSNKFHKIDRSKSGAARALRGLQFMNKNVGTEGWSQVEARFNELAVNGMLTKSLFGQCIGMKESREFAEELFDALARKRCITSSSVTKAELHEFWEQITDTGFDARLQTFFDMVDKDADGRITQEEVTEIISLSASANKLSKIQDHSDEYAALIMEELDPGNVGYIELYNLETLLLQAPNHSMNLSTDSRVLSQMLSQKLKPTKEPNPLKRCKRKLDYFIEDNWKRIWVMALWLSICAGLFTWKFIQYKRRAVFDVMGYCVSVAKGGAETAKLNMALVLFPVCRNTITWLRSRTKLGKIIPFDDNINFHKVIAFGIAVGVGLHAVSHLTCDFPRLLHATNEEYEPMKPFFGDERPNNYWWFVKGTEGWTGVVMVVLMIIAYILAQPWFRRNRLNLPPTIKKLTGFNAFWYSHHLFVIVYVLFIIHGHFLYLSKKWYKKTTWMYIAVPMILYACERLLRAFRSGYKTVRILKVAVYPGNVMAVHMSKPQGFKYTSGQYIFVNCSDVSSFQWHPFTISSAPGDDYLSMHIRTVGDWTSQLKTLFSKVCEPPTGDQSGLLRADIAKADYKPRLPKLLIDGPYGAPAQDYKKYDVVLLVGLGIGATPLISIVKDVLNNIKQQKDIEDGLIESGTKGSKKSPFATKRAYFYWVTREQGSFEWFKGVMDEVSENDQEGLIELHNYCTSVYEEGDARSALITMLQTIQQAKSGVDIVSGTRVKTHFARPNWRQVFKHVTINHPNQRIGVFYCGPQGLVGELRHLSQDFSHKTGTKFEFHKENF from the exons ATGGAGATCGAAAACACAAGTGATTCAGGTAGTGTTAGGAGCTCGAGGGTAGGATTCAGCGGTCCATTAGTTAGTGGCAAGAGAAGTGCAAGGTTCAACGATGATGAATCGTACGTAGAGATCACTCTTGATGTTCGCGACGATTCAGTTTTGGTTCAAAACATTAAGGGTGCTGCTGATCAAGAAGCAGCATTGTTAGCTAGCAGGCTCGAAAAAAGGCCTAATAATACGCTTGGTTCGCATCTTTCTTTTCATCTGAGGCAAGTTTCGAAGGAATTTAAGAGAATGACTtcttcaaacaagtttcacaAAATCGATAGGAGCAAATCCGGTGCTGCTCGTGCTCTACGTGGACTTCAGTTCATGAACAAGAATGTGGGAACTGAAGGATGGTCTCAGGTTGAAGCGCGATTCAATGAACTTGCTGTTAATGGGATGCTAACAAAATCATTGTTTGGACAATGCATAG GTATGAAGGAATCAAGAGAGTTTGCTGAGGAATTATTTGATGCTCTAGCTCGAAAGAGATGCATCACGTCTTCATCAGTAACCAAGGCTGAGCTTCACGAATTCTGGGAACAAATAACAGATACTGGCTTCGATGCCCGCCTGCAAACTTTCTTTGACAT GGTGGACAAAGATGCAGATGGGAGAATTACTCAAGAAGAGGTGACAGAG ATCATCAGTCTGAGTGCTTCTGCAAATAAGCTATCAaaaatccaagatcattcagaTGAATATGCAGCTCTCATCATGGAAGAATTAGATCCCGGCAATGTTGGATACATTGAG CTGTACAACTTGGAGACATTACTTCTTCAGGCTCCAAATCACTCGATGAATCTCTCAACAGACAGCAGAGTTCTGAGTCAGATGCTCAGTCAGAAACTTAAGCCAACCAAAGAGCCAAATCCCCTTAAAAGATGCAAAAGAAAGCTGGACTATTTCATTGAGGACAATTGGAAGAGGATTTGGGTGATGGCTTTATGGCTATCAATCTGTGCAGGACTATTTACATGGAAATTTATTCAATATAAACGTCGCGCTGTCTTTGATGTTATGGGCTACTGTGTCTCCGTAGCAAAAGGCGGAGCTGAAACAGCAAAACTCAACATGGCTCTAGTTCTTTTTCCAGTATGTAGAAACACCATAACTTGGCTAAGAAGTAGGACCAAGCTTGGGAAAATAATTCCTTTTGATGATAACATCAATTTCCACAAG GTAATTGCATTTGGAATAGCAGTTGGTGTAGGCCTACATGCAGTTTCACACTTAACATGTGATTTTCCTCGCTTGTTACATGCCACGAATGAGGAATACGAGCCAATGAAGCCATTTTTCGGAGATGAAAGGCCAAACAACTACTGGTGGTTTGTAAAAGGCACTGAAGGATGGACCGGTGTTGTGATggttgtccttatgatcatagCCTATATACTAGCCCAACCATGGTTTCGTAGAAACCGGCTCAATCTTCCTCCAACAATCAAGAAACTCACTGGATTCAATGCTTTTTGGTACTCCCATCACTTATTTGTTATAGTCTATGTCCTCTTCATCATTCATGGTCACTTCCTCTACCTCTCCAAGAAATGGTACAAGAAAACA ACGTGGATGTATATCGCGGTGCCTATGATACTATATGCTTGTGAACGTCTGCTTCGTGCATTTAGGTCTGGGTACAAGACAGTGAGAATTTTGAAG GTAGCTGTATACCCTGGAAATGTAATGGCAGTGCACATGTCTAAGCCTCAGGGCTTTAAGTACACAAGTGGACAGTATATATTCGTGAACTGTTCAGATGTTTCTTCATTTCAATG GCATCCTTTTACCATCTCCTCTGCTCCAGGAGATGATTACCTTAGTATGCACATTCGAACAGTAGGCGATTGGACGTCTCAGCTCAAAACTCTCTTCTCTAAG GTTTGTGAGCCTCCAACTGGTGACCAAAGTGGCCTTCTCAGAGCAGACATAGCTAAGGCCGACTATAAGCCTAG ATTGCCAAAGCTCTTGATTGATGGACCTTATGGAGCACCAGCACAAGATTACAAGAAATACGACGTAGTCCTCTTAGTAGGCCTTGGCATTGGGGCAACACCTTTGATAAGCATAGTAAAAGATGTGCTCAATAACATCAAGCAACAAAAGGACATTGAAGATGGACTAATAGAGAGTGGCACTAAGGGTAGTAAAAAAAGTCCTTTTGCAACTAAACGAGCCTACTTCTATTGGGTAACTCGCGAGCAGGGCTCGTTTGAGTGGTTTAAGGGTGTGATGGATGAGGTCTCTGAGAATGATCAAGAAGGACTAATTGAGCTTCACAACTACTGCACCAGCGTTTATGAAGAAGGCGATGCTCGGTCTGCACTAATCAcaatgcttcaaacaatccagCAAGCTAAAAGTGGTGTCGACATTGTCTCTGGGACAAGGGTTAAGACTCATTTTGCTAGACCAAATTGGCGCCAAGTTTTCAAGCATGTTACCATTAATCATCCTAATCAAAGAATTG GTGTGTTTTACTGTGGTCCACAAGGTCTGGTTGGAGAGCTAAGACATTTATCTCAAGATTTCTCACACAAGACAGGCACAAAGTTTGAATTTCATAAAGAAAATTTCTAA